The proteins below come from a single Paramormyrops kingsleyae isolate MSU_618 chromosome 25, PKINGS_0.4, whole genome shotgun sequence genomic window:
- the LOC111853148 gene encoding leucine rich adaptor protein 1-like, whose amino-acid sequence MDDNPVLDFKDIETKVGRKIPEGLMRSIWQGRSKEAKEEKIAMPCDTGDKAGASRRLQGKVLQLKQEMAHLRAIDIKLMQQLLAINDGIESIKWLMEDKGPSRDSSLAGSLNSLQDSSETSLKGSCGSLQDISDGSDGVSVGSYLDTLDVDNFSQQLVTEDELDNDAKAELDTYFCFR is encoded by the exons ATGGATGATAACCCCGTGCTGGATTTTAAGGACATCGAGACGAAGGTGGGTCGCAAAATACCTGAAGGTCTCATGCGATCGATCTGGCAAGGGAGGTCAAAGGAAGCCAAGGAGGAGAAGATCGCGATGCCGTGTGACACGGGGGACAAAGCGGGCGCGTCCCGGCGCCTGCAGGGCAAGGTGCTCCAACTCAAGCAGGAGATG GCACACCTCCGCGCCATCGACATCAAGCTGATGCAGCAGCTGCTGGCGATCAACGACGGCATTGAGTCCATCAAGTGGCTGATGGAGGATAAGGGCCCCAGCAGGGACAGCAGCCTGGCGGGCAGCCTCAACAGCCTGCAGGACAGCTCTGAGACCTCCCTGAAGGGCAGCTGCGGCAGCCTGCAGGACATCAGCGACGGCTCTGACGGCGTTTCCGTCGGGAGCTACCTGGACACTCTGGACGTGGACAATTTCTCACAGCAGCTCGTTACGGAGGATGAGTTAGATAACGATGCGAAGGCAGAATTAGACACGTATTTTTGTTTCAGATAA